The Aythya fuligula isolate bAytFul2 chromosome 1, bAytFul2.pri, whole genome shotgun sequence nucleotide sequence tccatataaaggaaataataatgcCATGTTTATTCACTCTTAAGGCTATTCTTCCACAGGGAGACCCCCAGTGATCTCTGATGATGAGCAGGGGCTGTAAATGCActaagatgagaagaaaaatggggaGTCTGCTGCCTTAATAAAGCTGTTGGAGCTCTCAATACAGTAAAATAACCTAGAGCATacagcaatgaaaaagaaaagatgcattaTTCTGTGGATGTAGTTGACATGCCATCAGAATTTGCTGTGATTAGAAAAGCTAAAGACAGTAATAGCCATGTAGGCATTTTCCTCCTTGGTGAATGTAGTTATTGCTTGGATCTAGCACAGTGTCAGGCTTGGCAACAAAATGCAAGACAGCTCTTACAAAAACAGCCTGCCATGTGGATGGGCATAAGGCATGGTAAGCTGTGTGGTGTGATGGTAAATTCTGCATGTTCAAAAGTTGAGAACAGGCTCAAGATCTACATGGCTCAAGCATGCAAAGACCAACTACTGTAATCATATTTCAGGGGCTCTCAGTCACCCTTCCTGTGGTGATGAGGAGGAACTGTTCAGCCCCAGCGCCACAAACAAGGGAAAGCAAACTAAGAAATTGGCAATTTCTAGCAATAGCTGTCACTGTAACTGCCTGTAACAAcatgggaggaggaaaggacaTCACGGATCAGAACTATGGCAATGTGGAACTACTGCAAAAAGGGGTATCTCTTTTTCTGACCCTGGGAGTCAAAAACCAATGCCTATATAGAAGAGTGCAGAATAGGTCAAGCAAATACACTTTTGGATTTATGTTAACTCTATCAGAATGGTATCTGAGCCAGGACAGCATCAACTCCACCTATCACATGCCCTGAAATAGCTTATCACCCAGTTGAATTGCGGGATGAGCAGGATATCCTTGCTACCTGACTGTTCTCCATTCATGTGAACAGATACAATGACCAGAGACTGGGTTTCAGATATCATCGCACTCTCCATGGTCtgattttccatttgaaatccCAGCTATTTCCTGGGGGAAGGCAACCTTCCTTTGAGCTGTCATTGTGTTGTCACCTCTGCACAGCAggtgagcaggagctgctcatAATtaaccagagcagcagcaagaatgacctccagccagcccctgctcacAAGATAACGCAGCAAGATTTGTCAGTGCCATGTAACGAGGGCCTTGACAACAGCAGTTGCAGCCGTGCTTGGAGAAAGTCTGTAATCCTTCACAAAAGTGAGGAACTTGTAGCATGAGTACGCATATCTGACCTAGCTTTAATCCACCTGGTTGAGGTATCCCCAGCAGCAAAGACAGAACTGCCACAAAGAGAGAGCTGCCACATAAATGGGCAGAGACCCAAGTGGTTTTGTATAGTCCAAACTGAAGTCCACGCTACTGCTTATGTGCTGCTATAGCTCAAGGTAGCTCAGGTAGCTCTTCACGTAGCTCTTCATGTGCTGTCACTGTGTTCCCAATTCCAGCTGAGATATTGCCTCAGTTCTACTTGGAGAGGaagcacaaatgaaaaagagtACTGGGAAGTGAAAATCCTCAGATCACCTTTCCCCTTTCACACACAGTGCAACCTCTGCTAGGAGACCAAAGCAGCATCTTGTTTGTGGATCTCAGGCTGGAAATCCACATGCCAGTATAATTTCTGGGCCTGTCTTACCATCCTTGACAAAGTTAAAAGTTACCCAGACTGGAAGATAAACCCATGAAGGCTGGCTCAAACATGCTCTGCTCAACCTCTACAGAAGCTGTAGTTACACAATGCTCCTAGCTTTCTTACACCTTCTTCCCATGGAGCACCAAAAGCACTTTGCACCCAAACCCAACACAGCCGATTCATTCCTGCCTTCTTCATTCACTACACGTCCCTCCAGCTTCCCAGTGAAGGGGGCAGTCCAACTCGCTGGAGACCCCCTGCCAGCTTCAGGAGGCTTTCAGTTTATCTGCAGCAAGAGGGGTTGTCCCGTATAAAAGGCGAACAGCATCCACAGCCAGACTTTCAGGGATGGCTGAACACTGAAACTCCAAACACAGGCCAGAATTTGGGCCATCTTCCAGACTAAAAGCAGCCTGAGATGGAGATTTGATTCTGACTTCTTCCTGGGATTGCAGGACGAGGGGGCAGCATGTGTCCCTCATGCAAGTGCTttcccccctgctgctgctgggtcaTGGCAGAGTTTGGGGGAAAGCTTCTGCCTCAGAACTACACTCAATGAGTGCCATTTCTCCTCAGGAATGATTTGGGCCAAAGTGCCTGACAGAGGTAAAAAAGCACAGGGCTACTGAAGGTGGGTGAGGCAAAGCTCCGTCCTACAGCAGGGAGCAGTTTTCATCCTTCTCCCCACCTTTGACAGAGCATCAGGTAGAATGGTACAAATATCCACATTCCCAAATGCCACAAAACTTCTTACTGTTTGACCTAAAATACCGAGTGGCATCACCATGATGGATGCCAGCCTTCAGGcccagaaagacagacagatgcTCTGAAAGTAAGAAACGTACATAAGGGGACCTGGACACCTCTGAGGTGCTTGCACGAGGAGCTTCCTGGGGCAGAGGGGATGGAAGAGAGAGACGCAGGCAGACTGAGCAGCAGGGCCTCTTCTGGGGCTGGGCAGATGGAGCTCATTTGGCACAGCCACGGAGAGCCACGTTTATCGTCCACCCACACAGACTCTGGGACTGTCGGCTTGATGCTTTCATTAGCAGCCTCACTTCTCAGAGCCAGCgaagaggaaggagggggaaacAGCACTGAGAGGACaccaggagaagaaagcagggTGAGACAAGGGCGCTGGATTGCAACACCAGGAGCATGGGGCTGTCTCAGCACATTTGCTGAGGAGCTGCTTCTGGGGCAGGACGAAGCAGGCGGCTGTTTATCAGCAAATAGCTGCTTAGGTCCGGAGCTGAAGAAGGATCTGCCTGCAGCAAGAGGGTTAATTTTAAGTTGGCAAAGAGCTTCTCCGACGTTTTCACTTCCACCATCAAATCTCTGGGGCTGGCAGTTGCTAATTACAATAATGAGAGGTGACAGTCACATGACACGTGGTGGATGGCTGAGCTGGGCTGAAAACCCAGAAGGTCACAACGAATTGCAGCGACAGGATTCAGAAACCCCTGCCCcacattttctctccctctctccctgcttcttctccccccctgcccccatCTGCAGTaccacaaaagcagaaaacattaccaaaaaaagaaagaaagaagcatcaTTCTAGTAACTAGAATGCAAACAGAAGGAGGGCATGAAGACTGGGGACAGGAGCTGGGTTTCAGTGGACATGCTGTCACTCCAGCTATCAAGATTCCCAAACCATATGGCCAAAAGAGACTATCTAAGCATCTCTTTTCATTTCCCACATAACATTAACCGGGAGACAACACCCTGCTTTAGTGGCAGTTAAAGCGGTAGCATTCTGAActctaagattttattttgacaaaaagAAGCCTGCAAAGAGAGGGCACAAAACGGGTATACAACACATGAGCTCTGCGTGTTCCCACTCAGATTCGCATTGCACTGGCATAAATGACTGCCCAGAGATAGGGTCCTTTGCATCATTGTGAAACTGAGCCTCACCTAAGTCACATTCTCACCCGTTCCCCCCCTTATCTAGCACGGAGAAAAACGGTTTTGGCTCAGTCCCATTCCCATGACCAGTAAGCGAATTACAGCTACTGCCTTTCTCACATCAAAGATCAATCCAGCCCTGACCTTAGACTTACCCCGTGGGCCTGTCCAGAGCTATTATGAGTGATTAGTTCAGAATTTCCCCCGCAGCATTTCACAGCGACGCTATGATCTGCAGGTCATGGCATGTGCTAGAGAAAGCTATGTGAAAGCTTTCTAATGATATCAAAATGATGTGAAGGAGAAACCTGCTCACCATCCACAACATCTCCGTCCCATGACATGGATCCCAGCTGAGTGACCTCGCAATGCCATTCAGTCAGACAGCTGCCATCACACCGCTGGACAACAGGGGCCCAGTCAGGCCACAGACATTGAAGGTGCTGTAGCTGGCTGCTGAGgccttctttaaaatgtttctcgTGGATTATACTGCAAGAAGAGGTAACTGAGCCATCAATGGAAACAGTGAGatttacaaaataaaggaaacaggACTTGCACTTCTTTTTGATCTCTTCTCATGTTATGAAAAATTGCTCAAGAATACTTTGATTGCTTTTTCTAACTTGTTCTGCATTAAAGGTTGGAGTAGatggtctcttccaacttgaACTATTCTGTGATAACtttgaatgattctatgataatttaGCATTTTTCCTACCTATTTTATCACAACAGATTTCAAGAATCAGCTGAAGTTACACATTTTGAGGGCAAACTTAAAACAAATTTGGAGAGGGAGAGGGTCATTTTTCATAGATCTATTCAAAACTCCACATGTATCCACATTCAGTACCAGTTTTATTCAGATGTCCAACAAGCCCACTGCAGAAGAAGCACCTTTCTGAGGGATAGTCTTAAAAAGTTTCAGAACATTTCTGCCTTCAATGAGCTGGTGATGACTGCTCTTCCAAGAAAGCTCTCTCCAGATATTTAAAGAATCGCCAAATTTTAGATAGCAAAGAAGTAGCCAAGCTGGAATTTAGCCCACAGAGCAGACATAAATGGCTGTATGAAAAATAGATGAGATCTTTGATGAAAAAGGGGATTCAGTTACTCAGCTCATGTATAAGAAGGTCCTAGAAAAACATTGCCTGCTAATTCTGTGAAGAGGTTCGGCACTGACTCAGACCGAAGCATCTGGCTCTCTCCTGAATCAATGCCACCGTTTCCTGAAGCCTTAaggattttttctcttcttttggcAGCTTCACCTTCAGTCACTGAACCCTGCCTGACTCAGCTTAATACGGGACTGTAGCTGGAGACCTGTTATGGATTTTAGGCATACatgcctaaataaataaatagtgataacaacagcagcagcaacagcaataaGAAAAGACCATTTTTAGCGAAGAATACTAGGAAAAAACACCTATCTTTTAGCAGTGACAtgtaattagaaaaatactgtgtCCTGTCCTGACATTTGAAATTGTAATTGCAAACACTCATCAAATTGGCTTTTCCTCATTGTAATGATCCTGAAGAATCACTGTAATTGCAACAGCTCTGTAATTTGCAACAACTTTAAGGAGTGAATTTATTAGCACAAATGGTAGGAGTTGCAGGAACTTTTACTTTGACTATAGGGCAACCTTTACAGCCTGATGTGTGGAGAGGAGCAGTTACACCACCGTGCTGACAGAAGCCTGTACTTCTTTGCTACTAGCGGAGCTGAAGAAataatgcttcattttctgttcataaAGTGTTCATGACTTCTTACTACATGTATGTAATTGGCAAGTTACATGGTTCCTCATGCCCAGATCTGAGGAATGGCTGTTACAGAACTGGGCCAAGTGCCCCCTAgtaaatctatttaaaattatttcaggagtGAGGTCTGTGGAAGTCAGTAATGACAGTGATAGGCTCCTGGATTACCTAACTGAACATAGGTATATTGTGTGTGGACATCCTATGATGGCAGCACAAACCCTGCAAGATGATAAGCATGCCTCCCCTTGCACAGTTTCACCCTTTTCCCTATCCTGCTCAAAGCTTGTGTCTAGTTTTGGGGGTAATTTGATCAATCTGTGAGACTGTTGTTCACTGATTACTTGAAAACTGtttccaaaatattaatttcagtgttGCAGATGTAAAAGATTTACCATAGCATCCAGATGGTTTCCTAGACCAGGAAAGCTTGCTTCCATTAGTTCTTTAATAATGTTTATGAGTGCAGTTTCCTTATCCTTTTCTCAGAGACTCTATGACCTGAGGTTTGCATTTCCTATTTCCTATAAAACCCATGATTTACTACCACACATTCAGGGAGAAACCTATTACAAAATAATCCAAAAGGCTAATGATAACCTTGCATAAACAGCACTGCAGTCAGAGCTTTCTTTCTCCACAGCAACATTTCAGGCGGTATCATATCAGAACTTCCTACAGCTACTTTCAAAGAGGAGATGGCTCTGCAGTGTCCTCTGGTATCCCAGGATTTTAAGCAGTACCTTCCCTTTTACAAAGAAAGAGCAACACAGAGCAGAAGCTGAAGCCATGTCTCTATAGGGAAGTGACAGGAAGAAGGGGGTGGGAAAAGGTGTGCTTTCCCACGACTGGAGGCTAATGCTAATGGTTTAAATTAGGGAATTTAAAATCAACTTCTAGCCCTGAGGTGCTGTCTGACATTGGGCAGACCACCGGACCTACTGTGTTTAAACCTAGgagttttttttaaacatttcctgcttttcaagAACATGAATGAAGTCAATCAAAGTACTTTGTGAACATCAATTGAAAGACGCTAGGAAAATATACCATTAACAGTAGGAAGTCTTGGCAAATGAATGAGCTCTAGCCTTCACCTTATACATTACTCTGAAAGAAGGCAATAACGTTGAGCTAAAAAGTTGACAAGGATATATCTTTGTCCTTTGTGAAGCACAGCCCTCTGGCAGCTTAATCCTTCTCAATACCACCAAGCCTTCTGTAACCTCGCTTCAAAAATGTAACAAGGCACCCCAAATCCTCACGCCTTTATGAAAATTGACAAGGCACAAAGCTTATAAGAGGAAATGTCACACTGCAAAGATGATTTGGAAAAGTAATCAGCAATTGAGTTCAATTTACAGCTTTCAGATCGTGCAGCCTCCCTGACTCATCCAAGCCACTCTGCTTTATCGGAACTGCCAGTATCACCCTGAGACAATGTataataaaatatggaaaaagtgTTTGAAATGTGTGACCTCACTGATGCAATGACATGAGAAACACTTCTCACTGTAAAATATAATGATGTGGCTGCATTAGCTTGGAATCAGACCATACAttgctgctgctactgccaCTACTTCAGCCCTACCACTTCATGTCCAGAGGACTTCACGGTTCAGGGCACGCACATGCAGCCCCTTTCCCCAGTACGAAATGCAAGCTTCACTTCTGGCTACAGTCCTGAGTTATATGGGACGGAACCACACTTGCGCATCATAAGGATGAAGCATTGTGAGGCAACACCCTTATATGCCCCTTCTGCTCTCAGAGAGAGGCAAAAAAATGGGTGTCCATCAGTTACTCCTTTGCAGATGGAGGAACATCAAATTATGATTCgccaaataataaataaagcttttctatTCTTTCCTCTATTTTAGTATAGAGCTTAGGTGCTAAAATAACCCCCCTTAAGCTGGTTACTGTTACTCACTTGAATAACACTACTGCATTCATGATTTTAGTTCCAAGTACTGCAGTCTTTCTGCATTCCATGGCTGTAACATGGCACGGTGAGAGGATGCTGCAGCATTCCTCCTAATGGCTCTGAAGCGCTGCTAATGCCTGCAGTGCCAGGCAGTGCTGCACACAGTAtctgcaggaggagagaaacAGAGTAACTCAGGTTGGAAGGGCCATCTCTCTTAAGGTTTCTGGCCCAAACTGTGCTCGCAGTAGAGCTAACTTCAAAGCTGGGCCAGGGAGGGAGGATAAACAATAATCGCTTTCATCTGCCACTCCTGGGCAAGACAGAAAGTAAACACTTGTTTACACAgataaaatgcagcatttctaGGAACTGCTAAAGAACAAAATCACCAGGCAGTATAGATCTCATAGCAAGAAATTGATAACAAAAGGTCAGCCCTAGCACCTCATATTGCTACTTCACTgacattctgtttttctaaaaatcaaatGTGCAGGCTAggcagctgcctttttttttttttttttttttttgagtcaaaTTAAAGGTTAGGTCATTTCAGAGAGAGGCAGATGTCTAAACATCCTGGAGTTATTCTCCCAGTGCAAACTGCAGCTGGAGCCACCCAAAGTCAATGCTGCAGACTAGCCTGCAGCTCTTCCAAAGTCTGTTTCAAACCACTAGCCACTGGCCCTTCATCTGCTATGCTCAATTCAGTGGTCAGAACAGAACAAGGCATCGTGGTTAGCGTGCCAATGAGTCAATGGAAACATGTCTAAGATTACAACTCTCAGCACTGGCAACATTAGTGGAATTATCTGGGTTGGAGCAACGGTGTGAAAACTTAACAAAACAAGCCTCATGTAGTCTCAGCTTTGCTCCATGAACCAAGCAGCTGAATGAACATTACTCAGAATGAAAACTTGTGTATGTAcactagtctttttttttttttttttaacccctaACAGGAGTTTTCAAATCACAGCTCCTCCCACTGCCCAAACACCACCCTTTTCTAAGGTGACTAAAAACCATCATGTCCCTCTTGTAAGAAATTCTGCTCtctcttgtttttattcagcATCAGAATGAAGCATGAAATTATTCAAAGTTCCCAGAAAGCACTGGAGtcaaaaacacagaactggGGATTTTCAGGTAGTCCCCGGTCAGGACATGTCTGCACTGCCACATCTGCTACAGGAGAGTTACAGCTCCACATTTCTCGCTGTCTTCCCTTCACACCTCTTTTCTCCATCCAAACTACTTGATCTTGGTGCAGCACGGAGGTGCCACCCCACCCCTAACAGGGCTTGGGCAGAGTAGACCTTATGTAGGAACAGTGTCAGTAGACACCTCGAAACTTCGCATGTCAACTGTAGGCAAAGGAAGACTGTCCCCTACTCTCTATAGAGGCCTCCTGGCACTTCCCCTCTTGCCCCTGATTTTGTTGGGTTATCTGAGGACTTCCTTCCAAAGAATGGTGCTCAGAGAGGGTTATGCGAGGTGATGATCATATATATGATAATGTGGCACTTCCTGCTCAAACGACTTCCAGAATGCCTCTTGGGCACAGCGAGCAGTGTGCAGTGCTCCCAGATGTTGACTACGTGTCTGAGGATATacgaggggaaaaaatgtacaCAATGGAGTTAGCTGGAAAACGAATGTGAGACTGGGCAGTTCAAGTCTGCACTCTGATGCTCATGGGAACAGTATGTTCCTTCAATCTtcaatttcctctttctttagaCTTTGGCTACCTTTGTCCCCTACTATAACCTAAGATCTTGAGCAGGGCAGCTCCAAGGAAAAGGCTGTTCTGTGCTGTCTGtatttcctccttccccaagCCTCGGCTACTGCTTCAGCTGGAGCTGAGGTACTGAGCTAGATCACCAGTGCTGGGTTGCCCGATTTATGTGGACCCACACTGGCTGTCAGCATGGACAACTTAGCTATTGCTGTACTGTGCTCTGGGCAAAGAGCTCAAGCCCTACTTACAGTTAGGTCAAACAAggctttgctgaaaaaaaaaaaaaaaaaaaaaaaaagtcattagcTAAAGGTACACAAGCACCTGGCTACAGAGGTTGACGGGTTGAAGGCAGCTTTTGAGATCTGGAGCTGGTTAGTAAAGGCGTCCATCTCCTGGGATGCCTATCTATGCTCCTGCAAAGCAATGACCAAGCATCATGGGTTCAGAAATGCCTAGAGAAGAGATACTACTTGGAACAAATCAACTCAGTTACACATTACAGATCTTCCTTCTGAGAGGATCAGTAACAGAATGAAAGCTCACGTGGAATTGTTTTGTTCATGGCCCAAGTGGGGAAAAGAGGTAGTGAAAAGGGTGGAAGAGGAATTTGCAGCAAGAAACAGTCTCTGGATCCTTCAGGATTATTTCACTGGAAGAGACAGGATCTGAATCTGGAGCCACTCCAACAGTCATACTTTTCAATAGTAACACAGTATTGGCAGCATATGCATATGCAGAGTATGTTAGGTTGACTTTGGACTGTCTTACTTTCTAAAACGTCCTCAAGTCTCGTAGTTTTCTATCAGTCAAGCACTCCGCTAAATAAAGTGCACCATTCCATGCCCTCCTGAGTAGCGTGGTTTCCTGATAAAGAAATTGTCTGAGAATATGGCATACAAACACATTTCCAAGTGGCAAGGCAAGGCTTGAATTTGCAGTACAGCAGTTCCTCAGGTGTAGCTCCGTGTTTCTAGCCCATGATAAATGCGAGGTAGCTTAAAAGGTCTTGCTTGAAGATTGCAATAGGCTGTAGTGCCACAGGAAGTTTATCTCAATGTAACTTCCTCACGTGCTTTATCTTCACATGAAAATACCTGCCAAGTTTTACAATGCTCACGCAGTCACAGCAAAATCAGCTCTGCATGGAAGCCTATGCCCTGCTTCGCAGCGTGGGCTGTTCCCATGCCCAGCCAGATTCCCAGTCATTCGGGCTCCACCTCCCCTCCaaccaacccaaaccaaaacatCTAAAGGATTTTTTACAACAGGAGCAATGAGTTCCTCCACCCTGCCCTATTCCCCTCTTTCTAGGAACTGGCGAGATCCCTTCACACATAGttaagggaaagaggaaggggggTAGACACGATCACATTTTGTAGGATGTTACTAATGATGGAAAACAGCTACTTCAAATAGAGCTCTAATTTCAAATAAAGTAGTTTTCAGACTTAACTGCTGTCTTGCAGATAGAAGTGGGATGTCTGTGACAGCTGTACTACAACGTGCCTCTTGCTGTATACAGTAGCTCTGCCATAAGGGATCATAGATGGTTTGTGGTGGTGGGAAGCCCCTGCTCCTAGGGCCTGCAGTTACTGTACTTGCAGAATTCCACCTTAAAAGCAATTGGACGTGCCTGTAACTCAGAGAAGTTTTGCTAAGCAATGACACATTGCACTTGGATCTGGAAACATAACATCTGGAAGCCAAATGTTAGAGGCAATATAAAAGAGCCAGCCCAACACACCAGTGGGGCATTTCTAAGCCAGAAACATCCTCAGGATGGACCTCGTCCTTCTCTGGGTGTTCCTGCCTCTGGTGACAGTGGCATGGGGCCAGTATGGTGACTACTACTACGGCCCCTATAACTATGGAGATAACGATGAATGGGTCAATGTGTACCGGCAGGGTTTCAACTTCCAGTGCCCGCACGGGCAAGTGATCGTGGCCGTCAGGAGTGTCTTCAGCAAGAAGGAAGGCTCCGACAGACTGTGGAACTACGCCTGCATGCCGGCAGCCCAGAGCCTCGGTGAGCCGACAGAGTGCTGGTGGGAAGAGATCAACAGGGCGGGCACCGAATGGTAGGACACCCCGAACCGTCCTGGCAGGGCGCAGCCCTCATACCCCCTCTGGAAGGCGGGTGCTCGTACCGCAGCCGTAGCGATGGCAATGAGCAGTAACTGCCTGAGACCCCTTAATCGCGATGCATGCGTGAGGGCAGTCAGCAgcatcccctctgcctcctctgtAGCGCTTCCTTGCTGGAGGGCCTCAGTGCACTGTGCTGTTCGGTCACTTGCAGCCTCAGCTGCAAGGGGGTTGGTCTCGCAAATGTCGCTTTGCAGGTGAGGAAAATGAGGCACAAACCTTCAGAGAGTACAGGACAGAGCTGCTTCTGAAAGGCCACACGCTGAATTGGTGACTAAATTGGGGAACAAACTGTCTAGCTCATGACACCGACCTCCTGTTCTta carries:
- the DPT gene encoding dermatopontin, with the translated sequence MDLVLLWVFLPLVTVAWGQYGDYYYGPYNYGDNDEWVNVYRQGFNFQCPHGQVIVAVRSVFSKKEGSDRLWNYACMPAAQSLGEPTECWWEEINRAGTEWYQTCSNNGLVAGFQSQYFPSVLDREWQFYCCRYSRRCPYSCWLTTEHPGHYGEDMDMMMYTYDYYIRGATTTFSAVDRDRQWKFIVCRMTEYDCPFQNV